Proteins encoded in a region of the Rutidosis leptorrhynchoides isolate AG116_Rl617_1_P2 chromosome 9, CSIRO_AGI_Rlap_v1, whole genome shotgun sequence genome:
- the LOC139868666 gene encoding uncharacterized protein produces the protein MSDSDSTVGPTKISKLEFNDPLYLHPSNTSGAPLITQKLKGTENYNVWSCALKLALQTKNKLGFIDGSCARFEYEDDDVLLGQWDRCNSVVLTWILMSLSEDVYNGQFFSKTAESVWIELKETYDKIDASVTFNLYQNINSCSQAGQPLSDYYHKLNAMWRQFDDMIKIDDIVSANKSFKEHNQFLNSCSS, from the coding sequence ATGTCTGATAGTGATTCTACTGTTGGTCCAACCAAGATTAGCAAACTTGAATTTAATGATCCTTTATATTTACATCCTAGTAACACTTCTGGTGCTCCATTAATTACACAGAAATTGAAAGGAACTGAAAATTATAATGTGTGGTCCTGTGCTTTGAAACTtgcattacaaactaaaaataagctAGGATTTATTGATGGTTCTTGTGCTAGGTTtgaatatgaagatgatgatgttcttCTTGGTCAATGGGATAGATGTAATTCTGTTGTGCTTACTTGGATATTAATGTCATTATCTGAAGATGTTTATAATGGACAATTTTTTTCTAAGACTGCTGAATCTGTTTGGATTGAGTTAAAAGAAACCTATGATAAGATTGATGCTTCTGTTACTTTTAATCTATATCAAAATATTAATTCTTGTAGTCAAGCTGGCCAACCTTTGTCTGATTATTATCATAAGCTGAATGCTATGTGGAGACAATTTGATGACatgattaaaattgatgatataGTCTctgctaataaatcttttaaagaaCATAATCAATTTTTAAACTCATGCAGTTCTTAA